A single genomic interval of Thermoflexus sp. harbors:
- a CDS encoding S8 family peptidase, with translation MRWGRWLILTLIWVLSGLPGAGVWSPAPGVSAAPDCFLPLEDGRCLPPPIPAASAARSAVQARAAPAPHGPSVLVKRKSEVPPGAFRAGLMAAGFPDAEALAVPRWWRIPVPPGQEPEAVAERLRQRPDVETAEVDREVRIAFTPNDPYYGTDQWNLPKIRAPQAWDVITGSSAVWIAIVDTGVDYTHPDLASARLWLGWDFVNNDNNPMDDHGHGTHVAGIAGANTNNGVGVAGVCWGCDLLAVKVLDGGGQGQDSWVAQGIRYAADWGAAFGKRTVINLSLGSPYFSSVLADAVAYAQGRGALIVAAAGNNGVNQLFYPAAYPGVIGVAATDSSDQRASFSNFGSHVDIAAPGVSILSTYPVALTPPGDLPYAWADGTSMAAPHVAGVAGLVWSARPALTADQVCGILLRTAVDLGSPGRDDIYGYGRLNAEAAVRSVVPPPPGPPPGPYRVYLPLVMSPPFVCP, from the coding sequence ATGCGATGGGGCAGATGGCTGATCCTGACGCTGATCTGGGTTCTCAGCGGGCTTCCGGGTGCTGGCGTGTGGTCTCCTGCGCCCGGCGTTTCGGCGGCGCCGGATTGCTTCCTCCCCCTGGAAGATGGCCGGTGCCTTCCCCCGCCGATCCCGGCGGCTTCGGCGGCGCGGTCTGCCGTGCAGGCCCGGGCGGCTCCGGCTCCCCACGGCCCCTCCGTTCTGGTGAAGCGCAAAAGCGAGGTTCCCCCCGGCGCTTTCCGCGCGGGCCTCATGGCGGCCGGCTTCCCCGATGCTGAGGCCCTCGCCGTCCCCCGCTGGTGGCGGATCCCGGTGCCGCCGGGGCAGGAGCCCGAGGCGGTGGCGGAACGGCTGCGCCAGCGCCCCGACGTCGAAACCGCCGAGGTGGACCGTGAGGTTCGCATCGCTTTCACCCCCAACGACCCCTATTATGGAACTGACCAGTGGAATCTCCCCAAGATCCGCGCTCCACAGGCGTGGGATGTGATCACTGGATCCTCCGCGGTTTGGATCGCTATCGTAGATACCGGGGTGGACTATACTCATCCAGATCTGGCCTCCGCACGGCTATGGTTGGGGTGGGATTTTGTGAACAACGACAACAATCCCATGGATGACCACGGCCACGGCACGCATGTGGCAGGGATCGCCGGGGCGAACACGAACAACGGGGTTGGCGTCGCCGGCGTGTGCTGGGGGTGTGATCTGCTTGCAGTGAAGGTGCTGGATGGGGGTGGACAAGGCCAGGACAGCTGGGTTGCTCAGGGGATCCGATATGCTGCCGACTGGGGGGCGGCCTTCGGAAAGCGCACGGTCATCAACCTGAGCCTGGGGAGCCCATATTTCAGCAGCGTCCTCGCCGACGCCGTCGCCTACGCCCAGGGCCGGGGAGCTCTGATCGTGGCGGCGGCAGGGAACAATGGCGTCAATCAGCTGTTCTACCCCGCCGCCTATCCCGGGGTGATCGGGGTGGCCGCCACGGATTCCTCGGATCAGCGTGCGTCTTTCTCTAACTTCGGATCCCACGTGGACATCGCCGCGCCGGGGGTGAGTATCCTTTCCACCTATCCGGTCGCACTCACGCCACCCGGAGACTTGCCTTATGCGTGGGCCGATGGCACCTCCATGGCCGCGCCCCACGTGGCCGGGGTGGCGGGGCTGGTATGGTCCGCCCGGCCGGCGCTGACGGCGGACCAGGTGTGTGGGATCCTGCTCCGCACCGCCGTGGATCTGGGGAGCCCCGGCCGGGATGACATCTATGGATACGGCCGGTTGAACGCCGAAGCGGCGGTCCGCAGTGTGGTGCCTCCCCCACCCGGCCCGCCTCCCGGGCCCTATCGGGTGTATCTCCCGCTGGTGATGTCGCCGCCCTTCGTCTGCCCGTGA
- a CDS encoding isoaspartyl peptidase/L-asparaginase: MPRPILLVHGGAGTIPEERHAAAVEGCRRAAQAGWSVLAAGGSALDAVEAAVRVLEDDPTFNAGRGSVMTRAGTVEMDALIMDGATLRAGAVAAVRRVRHPIALARAVMERTPHGLLVGAGAEALAELLGLPMADDAELVAPRDRERWEALQRNGPRDLREVLAQALAEPMDTVGAVAMDAAGHVAAAVSTGGISNKWPGRVGDSALIGCGAYADDRVGAVVATGWGETLMRVVISKTACDFMAIGLTARTAVEAAIRLLEERVQGRGGLIGVDRMGWIGIAHNTPHMAWAWTNGEDEAAGIRW, from the coding sequence ATGCCGCGACCCATTCTCCTCGTTCATGGTGGCGCAGGGACCATCCCGGAGGAGCGCCATGCGGCGGCGGTGGAGGGATGCCGCCGCGCCGCGCAGGCGGGATGGTCGGTGCTGGCCGCCGGCGGCTCCGCCCTGGATGCGGTGGAGGCCGCCGTGCGCGTCCTGGAGGATGATCCCACCTTTAACGCCGGGCGGGGCAGCGTCATGACCCGGGCGGGAACGGTGGAGATGGACGCCCTGATCATGGACGGCGCCACGCTGCGGGCCGGAGCCGTGGCCGCCGTCCGCCGGGTCCGCCACCCGATCGCGCTGGCCCGGGCGGTGATGGAGCGCACGCCCCATGGGTTGCTGGTGGGGGCCGGCGCCGAGGCCCTCGCGGAGCTGCTCGGGCTCCCCATGGCCGACGATGCGGAGCTGGTCGCCCCCCGGGACCGCGAGCGGTGGGAGGCCTTGCAGCGGAACGGCCCCCGGGATCTCCGGGAGGTCCTGGCCCAGGCCCTGGCCGAGCCGATGGACACGGTGGGCGCGGTGGCGATGGATGCGGCGGGCCATGTGGCGGCGGCGGTCTCCACCGGCGGGATCTCCAACAAGTGGCCCGGTCGGGTAGGGGATTCCGCCCTCATCGGCTGTGGCGCCTACGCGGACGATCGGGTGGGGGCGGTGGTCGCAACCGGGTGGGGAGAGACCCTCATGCGGGTGGTGATCTCGAAGACCGCCTGCGATTTCATGGCCATTGGGCTCACGGCCCGGACGGCGGTGGAAGCCGCGATCCGCCTGCTGGAGGAACGGGTGCAGGGCCGCGGCGGCCTGATCGGCGTGGATCGGATGGGGTGGATCGGGATCGCCCACAACACGCCGCACATGGCCTGGGCGTGGACGAATGGCGAGGACGAAGCCGCCGGGATTCGATGGTAG